The nucleotide sequence TTACTTTTTTGGAGAGGGAATTTTGGGGTTTTTTGAAGACACTATAAGGGTTGACTAAGGGTAGACTCGTAATAGGGACTTTAGATTCATCAGAGATATAAGAGATCTCATATAACTGATCAATCTTTGACGCAGACGACCGACGGAAACTGGAATTTGACCGGGAAAGACCCTGATCTGGATTCATATCTGGGTTTAGACTTCTAACACTTCTTATCTTTATCCTCAAGCCCGTACTTTGAGGAAATTACCGCGGACCCTTCCGACTTACGACTCACCTAACTAGCTTCTTTTGGACTCAAGATAAGAACTACAGCGTGTCGGACCAGACTGACAAGACCTTGTAAGGTTAGTTTTCAGTTGTTGAGAGATCAGCGCAAAGTCTGCAGTCAACAGAGCTTACTAATCAAACCTTAGAAAGGGATGGCAGGAGcgctatggctctgataccagattTTCATGTGACACGCAACTTATTTTTTGTAATATCTTAGCTCTGAGAAGTTGGCCTTTTGCTTTGTTAAGGCGTTTGATATGTAGTTGACTGAGATTATATCAGGACTTAATGCTTTAACAAGCTTTGTTTTTCAAAGGACCAGGCCTAAACAAGTTGGCTTAGCAGTTATGACTAGATCCATTTTTGTCTATATCCTTTCTAGATGTTCTTAGTAAGGGTGCAATATcaacatttttttctttttaaatcttAAAATATTTTAGTTCTTttttacatatatttttttatacattCTATACTATCTTAAAAGACAAAGTCGGTGTGGTTTCCCATCGGCTTTGCCTCCTGGTCCCTGCTTTTGATTTTGCACTTTGAtctttttagttttgttttttttcgTCCTTTTCTAGGTAATACACTAATCCTCATTTATTACACCAGCATTCTTTCTCTATTCAACCACCACCGCAAACCACCATCATAGATCCATCTCTCTACATAACGACCATCACAACACTGCTGCCGCGCCAACATCACATAATCATCTCCTTCACTTTCTATATTTCACTGTAAAAAATCAACTCCTCTCTCTTGATCCATTTCACATTCATTCTTTGCTTCCCCCCTTTAAATCATGAGATCCCCAATTGCTAATAATAAAACGAAGCGGTAATAGGAGGTCCCGATTGTTAAATAGAAACGGAACTTTAATTAAATGCCAACAAACTAAAACGACTACCGATGACTTACTCATAAATATGACTCGCGCTCGTGATCTGAACGAAGATATCTGGATTTGAACGGGACCTAAAACCTTGATGTCGTCATCGGAACCCTAGAATCGCCTTTGTCGGTTAGGTGGTTTTGTTGTGGTGGCGGTgacggtggcagtggtggttttTGTGATGGCGGTGTTGTGTTTGGAGACGACAACGGGTAAGAAGGTTGTGTTATGGGGTGGTGGCAGTGTTATGACCATCCACTCTTAAATCGGGAAGGAGACTAAGATACAACATCTCCTACGTGATCATAGGTTTGTTTCATGTACTcatttatctatactttttaaTTTCAGTATCATTTTTATacgtttatattgaaaattccTTTCATTACAAAGTTCATCTCAATGCcagtagatattatatgtttgtgttaagccacccgcgaaactcgcgggttcttaaactagttAGGTAATAGATAAATACAAAAGATACAAACTAATAATCTCCTAATATAAAGTATATCTCCTAATctcttaataataataataatatattcgCTATTAATACACCCCCTCAGTCTGAGCGGAAGAAGACTGGATGCACAGGCTGGACTTGAAACGATAAAACAGTTGACGtggcaacccttttgtaaaaataTGAGCATACTGGTAATCAGCAGGAATGTGTAGGACCCGAACTGCGCCAATTCTGACCTTTTCGCGTACGAAAACAATATCCAATTCCACATGTTTTGTACGTTGGTGCAGTACTGGGTTCTCGGATAAGTACACTGCTGAGATGTTGTCACAGTAAACAATAGTGGCTTTACGAGTTGGGACATGTAATTCAGTCAATAAGTTTCTCAACCAACTCGTTTCAGCAACGGCATTAGCTACACCGCGGTATTCTGCTTCAGCACTAGATCGAGAAATAGTAGCTTGCCGCTTAGAGGACCATGAGACAATGTTATCTCCAAGAAAAACACAATAGCCCGATGTGGATCTCCTGGAGTCCGGGCAACCCCCCCAGTCTGCATCTGAATAGGCAGTAAGTGCACAAGACTTGGAGGGACGAATAAGCAAACCTTGATCACTCGTGCCTTTTAAATAACGTAATATACGCTTCAAAAACTGAAAATGATGTTCACAAGGATTGTGCATGAAAAGGCAAACCTGTTGGACCGCGTAGGTTATGTCAGGGCGTGTAAAAGTGAGATATTGCAGTGCACCAGCTAGACTGCGGTATAAAGAACTATCTGAAATAGAAGGACCTGATGAAGCACTTAACTTGGAAGACGTATCCACAGGGGTTGCACAAGGCTTACAATTAGTCATATTAGCTCGAGCAATGATGTCATGTGTGTAGTGTTCCTGTGAAAGGAATAAGCCATCTTGTTTACGAGTAACATTGATTCCCAAAAACTGATGTAAAGAGCCTAGGTCCATCATAGCAAATTCTTTGGAAAGTGAAGTAATGATGTGACGAAGCAAGTTGTCATTAGAAGCTGTAAGTATGATATCGTCCACATATAACAGAAGATATGCCATTTCAGTACCACGTTTGTAGACGAATAAAGAGGTATCACTAAGAGTACTGGTGAAACCACACGATGTTATAAACTGAGCAAAACGATGATACCATGCCCTTGGAGCCTGTTTGAGGCCATAAAGAGACTTTCGTAGCCTACACACGTGATTTGGTTTAGTGGAGTCTTTAAAGCCAGGCGGTTGATGCATATAAACAGTCTCGTTCAAATCACCATGCAAAAATGCATTTTTAACATCCAATTGGTTAATCGTCCACCCCGAGAAACTGCGAGACTGAGTACAGTACGAATGGTGGTCGGTTTGACCACAGGGCTAAAAGTATCAGCACAGTCAACGCCGACCTGTTGAGATTTTCCATTCACAACTAAACGGGCCTTGTAGCGTTGTAAATTTCCATCAGAGTGGAACTTGTGGCGAAACAGCCACATGCAACGGATGACATGTGCATCCGGAGGGCGAACAACTAATTCCCATGTTTTATTATCCTGTAAAGCGTTGTATTCGGTGTTCATGGCATGAAGCCAATTAGGATCCGATTGAGCATCAATATGGGATTTTGG is from Helianthus annuus cultivar XRQ/B chromosome 9, HanXRQr2.0-SUNRISE, whole genome shotgun sequence and encodes:
- the LOC110876836 gene encoding uncharacterized mitochondrial protein AtMg00810-like translates to MHQPPGFKDSTKPNHVCRLRKSLYGLKQAPRAWYHRFAQFITSCGFTSTLSDTSLFVYKRGTEMAYLLLYVDDIILTASNDNLLRHIITSLSKEFAMMDLGSLHQFLGINVTRKQDGLFLSQEHYTHDIIARANMTNCKPCATPVDTSSKLSASSGPSISDSSLYRSLAGALQYLTFTRPDITYAVQQVCLFMHNPCEHHFQFLKRILRYLKGTSDQGLLIRPSKSCALTAYSDADWGGCPDSRRSTSGYCVFLGDNIVSWSSKRQATISRSSAEAEYRGVANAVAETSWLRNLLTELHVPTRKATIVYCDNISAVYLSENPVLHQRTKHVELDIVFVREKVRIGAVRVLHIPADYQYAHIFTKGLPRQLFYRFKSSLCIQSSSAQTEGVY